A portion of the Gossypium arboreum isolate Shixiya-1 chromosome 8, ASM2569848v2, whole genome shotgun sequence genome contains these proteins:
- the LOC108483489 gene encoding uncharacterized protein LOC108483489 → MGAGREVAISLDGVRDKNVMQLKKLNTALFPVRYNDKYYADALASGEFTKLAYYSDICVGSIACRLEKKEGGAIRVYIMTLGVLAPYRGLGIGTRLLNHVLDLCSKPNILEIYLHVQTNNEDAINFYKKFGFEITETIKNYYTNIDPPDCFVLTKFTAPSQAKK, encoded by the exons ATGGGGGCTGGGCGAGAAGTAGCAATATCACTTGATGGAGTGAGGGACAAGAACGTGATGCAGCTGAAGAAGCTCAACACAGCTCTCTTCCCTGTTCGTTACAACGATAAGTACTACGCCGATGCTCTCGCTTCTGGCGAATTCACCAAGCTTG CATATTACAGTGACATCTGTGTCGGATCAATTGCTTGCCGGCTGGAAAAGAAGGAAGGTGGGGCCATCCGTGTGTACATCATGACTTTGGGTGTTTTAGCACCATATCGTGGGCTAGGAATTG GTACAAGGCTATTGAACCATGTTCTTGATCTCTGTTCAAAGCCAAACATACTGGAAATCTACTTGCATGTTCAGACAAACAACGAAGATGCCATCAACTTCTATAAGAAATTTGGATTTGAAATCACGGAGACAATCAAGAACTATTACACAAACATTGACCCTCCCGACTGCTTTGTTCTTACCAAGTTCACCGCTCCATCACAAGCGAAGAAATAA